GGCGTTCTTTAATCCTTCAACAAGCAACGGGATGGCCAGCGTCCCTTTCGGGTCGGCATCATGAAGTGTTGTCAGGGCGGCTTCGCGAACGAAGTCTTCTTCTTTGGAACGACGAAACACGCTTTCAAGGAGAGGCACTGCTTTTTGAGGGGTGACGCCTACTTTCCCAACGGCACGAACGGCATCCCAGCGAACCCATTCGTCATCGTCAGTCAGGAGGTTTTTTAGTGCGTTGAAGGAATGATTCGCGGGGGGACCAATTTCTCCGAGCGTTTTCGCGGCATATTGGCGGACTGTCTTGTCGCGGTGACTCAGTGCTTTAATCAGTGAGGGAACCGCTGGTGGTCCAATCTCTACAAGTACCTCAGACGCAACATCTTGAACGCGCGGGCCGAAGAAGTTGAATTCTACATCGACTGGTTTACCTGGATCATTGAGTGCAGCAATCAGCGGCTTGATGGCGATTCTCGCCTTCGGACCGAGTGCTTTCAGTGAACGTGCCGCAGCGTATCGCACCTTGGGGTTGTCCGATTGCAGCAAATTCACCAACTCTGTAACTTCGTCCGCTCTGAGTTGAGTGGCAAGCAGGAGACAACAGAGGAAGACGAGCAAGCATTGTATCTGAAGCAAGTCTGTTACCATTCGCAAGGTTTCCAGAAAAAAGTCGCTCACCGGCGCCGCTGAGTAAAAAATTCCTGAAGGATAACAGGCCGACAGGGGGCTGCTAAGCGCTTCTTGTATCGTACCTGATTCGGGACCAAATATATAATTTTTCTTGCATTAATCTGAGTCTATGTACAGAATAGATGTAGTGTCTCAGCGCAAGACTTTATGGATCATGATTTTGACTGTTGCAGTTTGACTGGAGCAGTATTAAGGGGCGTGTGTCTGTTTCATCCAGCAATCGAACAACTTCGCGCTGGTGAATTAATTTTCTGATCAGAGTTGCCAAGCTCAACTTCTCTGTGCTGCACTGCGTTCTTAGATCTCATATTTTAGTATTCCCTGCTCAGATCAAATTCCTTGAAGAGAGAGCAAGATATGACAGCAGAA
This genomic interval from Gimesia alba contains the following:
- a CDS encoding HEAT repeat domain-containing protein; this encodes MVTDLLQIQCLLVFLCCLLLATQLRADEVTELVNLLQSDNPKVRYAAARSLKALGPKARIAIKPLIAALNDPGKPVDVEFNFFGPRVQDVASEVLVEIGPPAVPSLIKALSHRDKTVRQYAAKTLGEIGPPANHSFNALKNLLTDDDEWVRWDAVRAVGKVGVTPQKAVPLLESVFRRSKEEDFVREAALTTLHDADPKGTLAIPLLVEGLKNANGDIVAASAQTLGKFHGRAQSAVRDLNDHLLTKKRRWDAYYDVGYTRGCLITSKKVNGLARLLHEVFS